The following coding sequences lie in one Glycine soja cultivar W05 chromosome 16, ASM419377v2, whole genome shotgun sequence genomic window:
- the LOC114389389 gene encoding protein BREVIS RADIX-like isoform X1, whose protein sequence is MFTCIACTKTDDKDEEGGSRESGTPSTKEAVKSLTTQIKDMALKFSGAYKQCKPCTGSSSYKKGHRPYPDFDTISEGVPYPYIGGASSSSTPAWDFTTSHYPGGRSDPRFAGAYGGDRTPRGRDSSSVCDVVLEDEDEPKEWMAQVEPGVHITFVSLPNGGNDLKRIRFSREMFNKWQAQRWWGENYDRIMELYNVQRFNKQALNTPPRSEDEQRDSSYSRLTSARESPMASNKDWTPRSHYKPSGSRGYYPSEPLDHGGGSGQYHAGPSMEPARDTTASRDEPSISNASEMETEWVEQDEPGVYITIRQLADGTRELRRVRFSRERFGEVNAKTWWEENRERIQAQYL, encoded by the exons atgtTTACGTGCATAGCGTGTACGAAGACGGATGATAAGGATGAAGAAGGAGGATCTCGTGAGAGTGGCACGCCGAGTACAAAAGAAGCCGTCAAAAGCCTGACCACGCAG ATAAAGGATATGGCACTGAAGTTTTCAGGTGCATACAAGCAATGCAAACCATGCACAGGGTCCAGTAGCTACAAAAAAGGACATAGGCCATATCCAGATTTTGATACCATCTCAGAAGGGGTTCCATACCCTTATATTGGAGGTGCAAGCTCAAGTTCAACCCCTGCATGGGACTTCACAACCTCTCACTACCCTGGTGGAAGATCTGACCCTAGATTTGCTGGGGCATATGGCGGTGACCGCACCCCGAGAGGACGTGACTCATCATCAGTTTGTGATGTAGTCTTAGAGGATGAGGATGAGCCTAAGGAGTGGATGGCACAGGTGGAGCCAGGGGTTCACATTACCTTTGTGTCTCTTCCTAACGGAGGAAATGATCTTAAGAGAATTCGCTTCAG CCGAGAGATGTTTAATAAATGGCAAGCTCAAAGATGGTGGGGTGAGAATTACGACAGAATCATGGAACTTTACAACGTCCAGAGATTTAATAAACAAGCTCTTAACACTCCTCCAAGGTCTGAGGATGAG CAAAGAGATTCTTCTTACTCAAGATTGACATCTGCAAGGGAAAGCCCCATGGCCTCAAACAAGGATTGGACGCCGAGGAGTCACTATAAGCCCTCTGGGAGCAGAGGATATTACCCGTCCGAACCGTTGGATCACGGTGGAGGCAGTGGCCAATACCATGCAGGGCCATCTATGGAACCAGCAAGGGATACCACTGCTTCTAGAGATGAGCCTTCTATCAGCAATGCCAGTGAAATGGAGACAGAATGGGTAGAACAAGACGAGCCTGGAGTTTACATTACAATCAGGCAGTTAGCTGATGGAACTAGGGAGCTTAGACGTGTCAGATTCAG CCGGGAAAGATTTGGGGAGGTGAATGCAAAAACTTGGTGGGAAGAGAACAGAGAGAGAATCCAAGCTCAATATCTTTGA
- the LOC114389389 gene encoding protein BREVIS RADIX-like isoform X2, giving the protein MFNIKDMALKFSGAYKQCKPCTGSSSYKKGHRPYPDFDTISEGVPYPYIGGASSSSTPAWDFTTSHYPGGRSDPRFAGAYGGDRTPRGRDSSSVCDVVLEDEDEPKEWMAQVEPGVHITFVSLPNGGNDLKRIRFSREMFNKWQAQRWWGENYDRIMELYNVQRFNKQALNTPPRSEDEQRDSSYSRLTSARESPMASNKDWTPRSHYKPSGSRGYYPSEPLDHGGGSGQYHAGPSMEPARDTTASRDEPSISNASEMETEWVEQDEPGVYITIRQLADGTRELRRVRFSRERFGEVNAKTWWEENRERIQAQYL; this is encoded by the exons ATGTTCAAT ATAAAGGATATGGCACTGAAGTTTTCAGGTGCATACAAGCAATGCAAACCATGCACAGGGTCCAGTAGCTACAAAAAAGGACATAGGCCATATCCAGATTTTGATACCATCTCAGAAGGGGTTCCATACCCTTATATTGGAGGTGCAAGCTCAAGTTCAACCCCTGCATGGGACTTCACAACCTCTCACTACCCTGGTGGAAGATCTGACCCTAGATTTGCTGGGGCATATGGCGGTGACCGCACCCCGAGAGGACGTGACTCATCATCAGTTTGTGATGTAGTCTTAGAGGATGAGGATGAGCCTAAGGAGTGGATGGCACAGGTGGAGCCAGGGGTTCACATTACCTTTGTGTCTCTTCCTAACGGAGGAAATGATCTTAAGAGAATTCGCTTCAG CCGAGAGATGTTTAATAAATGGCAAGCTCAAAGATGGTGGGGTGAGAATTACGACAGAATCATGGAACTTTACAACGTCCAGAGATTTAATAAACAAGCTCTTAACACTCCTCCAAGGTCTGAGGATGAG CAAAGAGATTCTTCTTACTCAAGATTGACATCTGCAAGGGAAAGCCCCATGGCCTCAAACAAGGATTGGACGCCGAGGAGTCACTATAAGCCCTCTGGGAGCAGAGGATATTACCCGTCCGAACCGTTGGATCACGGTGGAGGCAGTGGCCAATACCATGCAGGGCCATCTATGGAACCAGCAAGGGATACCACTGCTTCTAGAGATGAGCCTTCTATCAGCAATGCCAGTGAAATGGAGACAGAATGGGTAGAACAAGACGAGCCTGGAGTTTACATTACAATCAGGCAGTTAGCTGATGGAACTAGGGAGCTTAGACGTGTCAGATTCAG CCGGGAAAGATTTGGGGAGGTGAATGCAAAAACTTGGTGGGAAGAGAACAGAGAGAGAATCCAAGCTCAATATCTTTGA
- the LOC114390116 gene encoding cyclin-dependent kinase F-4-like, with protein sequence MERYKLIKEVGDGTFGSVWRAINKQSGEVVAIKKMKKKYYSWEECVNLREVKSLRKMNHANIVKLKEVIRECDTLCLVFEYMEYNLYQLVKNREKLFSENEVRNWCFQVFQGLAYMHQRGYFHRDLKPENLLVTKGVIKIADFGLAREISSQPPYTEYVSTRWYRAPEVLLQSHLYSSKVDMWAMGAIMAELFTLRPLFPGSSEADEIYKICSVIGSPTTESWADGLKLARDINYQFPQLASVHLSTLIPSRSDDAISLVTSLCSWDPCKRPTAAEALQHPFFQSCFYIPPSLRTRAVTRTPPSAGTRGSLDRQGLKRYSGALPNTKITNNFSSPKLQASIASGVQRKLDMANEDGIKSKKSLKTTQQSKYRLPGKGSPTSINKGRTARGVSETAEKLANMSIGTRRQSLGQTRPPPMKAGVNWISESGNFMLRSGQQIPSERSLTRKVAG encoded by the exons ATGGAGAG GTACAAGTTAATTAAGGAAGTTGGTGATGGAACATTTGGGAGTGTTTGGAGAGCCATTAATAAGCAAAGTGGTGAAGTT GTTGCaatcaagaaaatgaaaaagaaatattactCTTGGGAGGAGTGTGTAAACCTGAGAGAAGTCAAG TCATTACGGAAAATGAATCATGCAAATATTGTGAAGCTGAAGGAAGTTATACGAGAATGTGACACTCTGTGCCTTGTTTTTGAGTACATG GAATACAACCTGTATCAACTTGTGAAAAACAGGGAAAAGCTGTTTTCTGAAAATGAAGTTAGAAATTGGTGTTTTCAAGTTTTCCAAGGTTTAGCTTACATGCACCAGCGTGGATACTTTCATCGTGATCTTAAGCCTG AAAACTTGCTGGTCACCAAGGGTGTCATCAAGATTGCTGATTTTGGCCTAGCCCGGGAGATCAGTTCACAACCACCATATACTGAGTATGTCTCCACACGGTG GTATCGTGCTCCTGAAGTCCTGCTTCAGTCCCATCTATATAGCTCTAAAGTTG ATATGTGGGCAATGGGTGCTATAATGGCTGAGTTGTTCACTCTGCGTCCTCTATTCCCTGGTTCCAG TGAAGCAGATGAGATCTACAAAATATGCAGTGTGATAGGTAGTCCAACCACTGAATCTTGGGCAGATGGACTCAAACTTGCCAGGGATATCAACTATCAGTTTCCACAG CTTGCTAGTGTACATCTCTCTACACTGATCCCATCCAGAAGTGATGATGCAATCAGCCTTGTGACA TCACTTTGTTCATGGGATCCCTGCAAGAGACCAACAGCAGCAGAGGCTCTTCAACATCCTTTCTTTCAG AGTTGCTTTTACATCCCTCCATCCCTTCGCACCAGAGCTGTAACCAGAACTCCACCATCTG CTGGGACCAGGGGATCACTGGATCGGCAGGGCCTCAAGAGATACTCTGGTGCTTTGCCTAATACAAAAATCACCAACAATTTTAGTTCCCCGAAATTACAAGCTTCTATAGCTTCAG GTGTGCAAAGGAAGCTGGATATGGCAAATGAG GATGGAATTAAGAGCAAGAAATCATTGAAGACTACTCAACAATCAAAATATCGATTACCAGGAAAAGGCAGCCCAA CTTCTATAAACAAGGGGAGGACTGCTCGTGGGGTTTCAGAAACAGCTGAGAAGTTGGCTAATATGTCGATTGGTACTCGAAGACAATCCTTAGGACAAACCCGTCCGCCTCCCATGAAGGCTGGAGTCAATTGGATTTCTGAATCTGGAAATTTCATGCTCAGGTCCGGACAACAAATTCCATCTGAAAGAAGTTTGACAAGAAAAGTTGCCGGGTGA